GGAAAAATGGCCTGTCTCCGGTAGGGGGCAGGCCATTTCAATACAAAAACTACGTATTAGGTAATTTCTGCAAAAATTTCATGTATATTGCCATCTGGGTCTGCAAACAGTGCTGTTCTTTGATTCCAAGGCATGTTTTGTGGTTCGCGAATAGAAGTTGCTCCTTTTGAGATTATCATCGTAAACGATTCATCAACATCGTTTACGATTTTCACAGGGGAAAGCAAGTTCAAAGCTCTGTCCAAATGACGCTTTCCTATATTCACTGCTATAGGCATACATAACATCTCTCATACAAATTGCAAATCTTGCTCCATCGTTTTCAAATTCAACATACTTGCCAAGGTCATTTTCAATGGTAAATCCGAGTACTTGATTATAGAAATTTTTCATTTTATCAATAGTATTTGTCCAAATCGTAATAAGATTGATTTGAGCTTTCATCATAGAGTATTCCTTGTTCTTCTTGACTAGTTTGTGAACCTAAGGTAAAAACTTCTTCTCAAGTTGCTAGTATCTGTTCTTTCTGATGCAATAGCTATGTAAAAAAAATCATTCAAACTAAAAGCAATGTCCAGTACAAAAAAAGCGCCCCATGCGGGACGCCATTAAACTTGAAGCATAAGTACTATTCAGTCTTTTCGTCCTGAATTTCCTTTCTTCTTTCTTTACAAAGCTTAGCAATTTCGGCCAGTGCCTTACGGGCTCTAGCTGCCGATACCTTTATACCTTTCTCAGAAAACTTCTGGTTTTCTGCAAGGTAGGTTTCATACTGTGCAACGATTTGCTCGTGAATAGTCATGGAATCCTCCGTTGGTCTAGGTTACCTTATTCTACCATGCTTTTTATTTAGTGCAAGAGATAAACTCAAAATAAACGCCCCAAATGCTGTTTATTATGTTATTTTTCTGTCTTTCCATACAAAACCTTTTCCGCTAACCCTCAGATAATACCCGTGAATATACATACTGACTACAAAAAGGAATGACAGTGGGCCCATGATGGCTACCTTAAAGGGATATCCATGGAACAAGGCCATCCTGATCCATGAGCCAAACAGGAGAAACGAACCTACCAAAGCAAGGGTTCCTGGTAACAATACAGCCGGATTGTCTTTGGAAATTACAAGCAGGACAGCTGAAAAGGGAAGTGAAAAAGCACATCCAATAAGCAGCATTGCTGCAACGAATATCGCGAAAAACATTGGTACCGATTGTTTGATTACCCCCGTTATGCTTCTTTCCGTACCTTTGAAAGAATCTTTGAACGAAGTATACATGGTACAGGATACATTGTTTTTTAAATCGGCAAACATCTGTTTATGGCCGTTTCTCGCAAAAGTACGGGCAAGCATGACATCATCGCAAATTACGTTTTTCATGGTAGAAAATCCGCCAATGGCAATAAGGGCAGATTTTCGAATGAACAGATATTGTCCGATGGCCATGGAAAATCCTGGAAATTGTAATTTTTCCTGCAGTTTTATGGGCAGATAGAGCACGGTATTCAATATCATTACACTGATGAGTGTCCATGTGAATATTCCTGTGCTTCTCTGCAGGGGATAGCCACTCAACAGGGAAGCCTTATGCTTGACCAGTACGTTCAAGCCGAACTGGACACTATGTATTCCATGAACCGTATCACAATCGGTAAACAACAGGAATTCACCTTTGCTTTCTTCAAAGAGCTGTTGCATCGCAAAGAGTTTTCCCCTCCATCCATCGTTTAGCTCCCTTCCTCTGATATATCGTACACGCGTATCTTCTTTTTGCAGGGCAAGGACTTTATCAGCCGTCCCATCAGTTGAATTATCATCAAGTACAAGGATTTCCAGGTTTGTGTAGCTTTGTTCCATCATGGATCTGACACATTGTTCAATCGTTGTTTCTTCGTTCCTGGCTGGAATGACGATACTTATAAAAGGGGACAATTCTGTTTTTTCAGTTGCATTGAGCTGTATGAGCCTTTTTTTATTTGTAGTGGAGAGTATGGCTGCATAGCATCCTACTAGCAAAAGTATGAATGAGAATATAAGCATCAGTTTGTTTTCTCCAATTCTGCAAGATATTCATCAAGCATATTGTCTAAACCATAGAGTGCTTTTGCTGCTTTCAGGTAGCCTGAGGCATTACCAAGATCACCAAGTTTGTAACAGGCTATTCCTATTCCGCTATATACGTTGGCAAGGTCCCATTTCGCAAGGGAATCCTTTTTTTGTCGTAGTACTTCCAAAAACATAGATAAGGCTTCCTTGATACTGTTTTGGGATATGGATGGTGAGTATAACATACTGTTCGCCTTTAAAAGAATTGCCGTCGTCTCCGTTGGAAAGTTTGTATAGGCTTTTCCTATCAGCTTGGAACTTGCAATTCCCCGGGAAAGGTTTAAGGAGCTAATCAGATACCATATGCCATTGATATCTGCGAGTGCACAATACGAGTAGAGAGTGTCTTTGCCCAAAGTGCCGGCCTTTGTTTCAGCTTCCCCCAGCAATTCCTTGGCATAAGGAATTTGCTTGGGTTCGACCTCTATACACATCCTAGCCAGCGCAGTATCTGCTTTGATTTCCAGCACCACGCGTTGTGTTGCGTCAAGGGAAGAGGAAGGCATTGCCAGGATCTCTGATCTGATCTGTTTTGCTTGTTCGAAATTGCCTGTGTTTTTCGTTTCTTCCAACAACTGTGAATACAGCGGGATACCTTGGAGAAACGCATAGCTGTCCGTAACAGTCTGTGCTGCTGAGGTATGCAGGACAAGGAAAACAAACAGCAAAACAAAGGCAATTGTCTTTCGCATACTACCTCTTATTTTCCGATTTCACGGCGAATGATATATCCTTTTTTTACCGGTAGTTCTGTTTTCAAGTACTGGACTTTACAATGGTCAGCCTGAAAAACTTCCTGGAACTTTTCATCTAGCAGGATAAAGTCGGAGTCTTCAAGTTTCAAGACATCGTTACCTATATATTCAAGGGTTTGTCCGACCTTGATTTGGTTTCGTAAATCCATCGACCAGACATGTTCTTGTACTTCCTCGTTTATAAAGCCACAGAATAGGTAGTCCCGAAGGTATCCTGACTGGGTGCTTGTATCTATGGATTCTCCCATTGCAGGGTCAACAGGTCCATGTCCATAGAAGAAACCTGTAGAATACTCACGATGGCTGATATTCATCAGGTCATCCCGATATTCCATCCAGCTAGCATCACCGGTTTCCAGGGCTTCCATCGCTTTCTTGTAGGCACGGGTGACTACCGCTACATAGTAGGGGCTTTTCATACGGCCTTCAATTTTCAATGAATCGATCCCTGCATCTACAAGGTCTTTGACATGGTCGATCATGCAAAGATCCTTGGAAGAAAGGATAGTCGTATACCCATCCTGCTCACTGATAGGATAGTAGACCCCGGGTCGCTGTTTCTCTTCCAAGGCAAGGTTCCCGCTTTGCAATAGCTGGTAATCCCAGCGACAAGTATGGGAACAATCCCCTTGGTTGCCACTTCGTCCAGTAAGGAAACTGGAAAGAAGGCAACGACCGGAGTATGCCATACACATAGCCCCGTGCACGAAGGTTTCCAATTGCAGATCGGGAACAGCATCCTTAATCTTCCTGATTTCAGAAAGGGAGGTCTCACGTCCTAAAATAACCCGGGAAAAGCCTAGGGACCGATACACCGAAGCACTGCTACTGTTCATGCAACTGGCCTGGGTAGAAAGATGAAGCTCTACCGAATCGCCGAATGCCTCGCGTATGATCGGGACCAGCCCAATATCACTGATTATGAATGCATCGAAAGGCCATTTTTTGATTTCAGGTATCTGTTGTTTCAAGTCTTGGATCTGGTCCTCATGAAACAGGATATTCATGGCACAGTAGAGTTTTTTTCCGGTTTTTTGCTTTAAAGCAACAACTTTGGCAAGGTCTCCCTCACCAAAGTTATGTGCATTTGCCCGAAGGGAAAAATCTGAAAGCCCCATATAGGCTGCATCTGCGCCGTAATCGAAAGCCACGGCCAGCTTTTCAAAGTTTCCGGCCGGGCTCAGTAGCTCAACGCTCACGCAGAACCTCCCCGACAGCCTTGGCAACTGCCGCGGATATCGAAGCCAACTCACTGGTATTGATACCAGGTTGTTCAATTGGTTCCATTGCAACCCGCTCGTTATCCTTGGGGAAGGCATGGGTCAGGACTTCTTCAATGTTACCGACAAGATGGAAGGTAATTCCTTCCTTGACTGTAGCATCGAGTTTATCCAGGTCACGTTTGTTGAACTGGGGTATAAGGATGGTGTCAATCTTGTTTCTCCTGGCAGCGAGGACTTTCTCCTTCAATCCTCCGATCGGCATGACTTTGCCCTTAAGCGAAAGTTCACCGGTCATTGCAAGGTTTTCCTTGATTATCTGGTTGGTTACCAATGAGTACAGGGCGACAGTCATGGTTACTCCTGCTGAGGGGCCATCCTTAGGGGTAGCACCTTCGGGAACATGGAGATGGATTGAGTTGTTCTCAAACCAGGACTTATCAATCTTGTGCTCCTTCGCATGGGCTTTAATCCAGGTATAGGCAATGTTTACCGATTCCTGCATCACATCCCCAAGCTGACCGGTCAGTTTCAAATCGCCCTTGCCAGGGACATTCTGGGCTTCGATGATAAGTGTGTCACCACCCATGCTCGTCCAGGCCAACCCGATTGCCATACCCGGTTTGTCTGCCTTGAGGATCTCATCCTCGACGAAGACAGGCTGGCCCAAAAACAGTTCAAGGTTCTCGTTGTCAA
The sequence above is a segment of the Sphaerochaeta pleomorpha str. Grapes genome. Coding sequences within it:
- a CDS encoding VOC family protein, translating into MLCMPIAVNIGKRHLDRALNLLSPVKIVNDVDESFTMIISKGATSIREPQNMPWNQRTALFADPDGNIHEIFAEIT
- a CDS encoding VOC family protein, with protein sequence MMKAQINLITIWTNTIDKMKNFYNQVLGFTIENDLGKYVEFENDGARFAICMRDVMYAYSSEYRKASFGQSFELAFPCENRKRC
- a CDS encoding glycosyltransferase — its product is MLIFSFILLLVGCYAAILSTTNKKRLIQLNATEKTELSPFISIVIPARNEETTIEQCVRSMMEQSYTNLEILVLDDNSTDGTADKVLALQKEDTRVRYIRGRELNDGWRGKLFAMQQLFEESKGEFLLFTDCDTVHGIHSVQFGLNVLVKHKASLLSGYPLQRSTGIFTWTLISVMILNTVLYLPIKLQEKLQFPGFSMAIGQYLFIRKSALIAIGGFSTMKNVICDDVMLARTFARNGHKQMFADLKNNVSCTMYTSFKDSFKGTERSITGVIKQSVPMFFAIFVAAMLLIGCAFSLPFSAVLLVISKDNPAVLLPGTLALVGSFLLFGSWIRMALFHGYPFKVAIMGPLSFLFVVSMYIHGYYLRVSGKGFVWKDRKIT
- a CDS encoding U32 family peptidase — encoded protein: MSVELLSPAGNFEKLAVAFDYGADAAYMGLSDFSLRANAHNFGEGDLAKVVALKQKTGKKLYCAMNILFHEDQIQDLKQQIPEIKKWPFDAFIISDIGLVPIIREAFGDSVELHLSTQASCMNSSSASVYRSLGFSRVILGRETSLSEIRKIKDAVPDLQLETFVHGAMCMAYSGRCLLSSFLTGRSGNQGDCSHTCRWDYQLLQSGNLALEEKQRPGVYYPISEQDGYTTILSSKDLCMIDHVKDLVDAGIDSLKIEGRMKSPYYVAVVTRAYKKAMEALETGDASWMEYRDDLMNISHREYSTGFFYGHGPVDPAMGESIDTSTQSGYLRDYLFCGFINEEVQEHVWSMDLRNQIKVGQTLEYIGNDVLKLEDSDFILLDEKFQEVFQADHCKVQYLKTELPVKKGYIIRREIGK